A single genomic interval of Rhea pennata isolate bPtePen1 chromosome 5, bPtePen1.pri, whole genome shotgun sequence harbors:
- the HARBI1 gene encoding putative nuclease HARBI1: MAVPIAVLDCDLLLYGRGHRTLDRFKLEDVTDEYLVSTYGFPRQFIYYLVDLLGASLSRPTQRSRAISPETQILAALGFYTSGSFQTRMGDAIGISQASMSRCVANVTEALVERASQFIHFPEDEATVQSLKDDFYGLAGMPGVLGVVDCTHVAIKAPNAEDLSYVNRKGLHSLNCLMVCDARGVLLSAETHWPGSMPDCTVLQQAALTNQFENELHKDGWLLGDSSFFLRTWLMTPLHIPETPAEYRYNMAHSATHNVIERTFRTIRSRFRCLDGSKGTLQYSPEKSSHIILACCVLHNISLEHGLDVWSSAATGHMEQPEEEYEQMESMDSEACRIRQELLLTHFS; encoded by the exons ATGGCTGTACCTATTGCAGTTCTTGACTGTGATCTCTTGCTCTATGGCCGTGGACATAGGACATTGGATCGTTTCAAGTTGGAGGATGTCACAGATGAGTATCTAGTATCCACATACGGCTTTCCCCGCCAGTTCATTTACTACCTGGTGGACCTCCTGGGAGCCAGTCTCTCTCGCCCTACACAGCGGTCCAGGGCCATCAGTCCAGAGACACAGATACTTGCTGCATTAGGTTTCTATACCTCTGGCTCCTTTCAGACTCGCATGGGGGATGCAATTGGCATTAGCCAAGCCTCCATGAGCCGCTGTGTTGCCAATGTCACTGAGGCGTTGGTGGAAAGAGCCTCACAGTTCATTCACTTTCCTGAGGATGAAGCTACAGTACAGAGCCTGAAGGATGACTTCTATGGGCTGGCAGGCATGCCAGGAGTACTAGGAGTTGTTGACTGCACCCATGTGGCAATCAAAGCACCAAACGCAGAGGACTTGTCCTACGTGAACCGAAAGGGTCTCCATTCTCTGAACTGTCTGATGGTGTGTGATGCCAGAGGAGTCCTGCTGAGTGCAGAAACACACTGGCCAGGCAGCATGCCTGACTGCACTGTGTTACAGCAGGCAGCCCTTACAAACCAGTTTGAAAATGAGCTACATAAGGACGGTTGGCTACTTG GTGACAGCTCCTTCTTTCTCCGAACATGGTTGATGACCCCTCTGCATATACCTGAGACACCTGCAGAATATCGTTATAACATGGCTCATTCTGCCACTCACAATGTCATCGAACGGACATTCAGAACCATTCGATCACGTTTCCGCTGCCTGGATGGGTCCAAAGGCACCTTGCAATATTCTCCAGAGAAATCCAGCCACATCATTCTGGCCTGCTGTGTGCTTCATAACATCTCCCTGGAACATGGGCTAGATGTGTGGTCTTCTGCAGCCACAGGACACATGGAACAACCAGAAGAAGAATATGAGCAAATGGAATCAATGGACTCGGAAGCCTGTCGAATACGCCAAGAGCTTTTGCTTACTCATTTTAGCTAA